One part of the Lepeophtheirus salmonis chromosome 14, UVic_Lsal_1.4, whole genome shotgun sequence genome encodes these proteins:
- the LOC121128898 gene encoding uncharacterized protein isoform X1 has translation MSSFLSEKKDILSSSLLECGLLGSSNRYFPDHGIKSPENPFMESWDRETDALLDSILTGSDDKLVLSLDGSGPFSDTSSDSGCNLLSPSNYEIPCVSSPERPSSIDFIGYLSNDEDEQPLHAVDPISISSPIVEERISVTNTDEEDEEIDIKPIIPLSSISCLASSVFPNSSSSSNSSSSNNSSRSHTTISSSSLVSSPKKPVNTPLRTPVNGVSSTTTPLQAGGTTTILLPVIKSVRQTVNLNKNSTKRRRASLSSNDSGHDDSQGNNTTIVHGHSGGDSSSSSSSPPVAKQGKYLALELTAEEQRLCEREGIKLPSHYPLSREEEKNLKRIRRKIRNKESAQHSRRRKKEYVDSMEDRVRICTEENEELKSKIQLLETQNKTLASQLRRLHQIIVSGGGFNKQNQTSTALMVLLLSTALFLIPGFQNKTEAKTELELPSSVKVSSASSGSSEGHSRSLLQFAPSSIKTEYASEPEAPLSSTSSSGGVVVGRLGRNKMGGSAHFDHDYLSSQKVNNYIEDDAPPRGYGPSIYASSSSVGNAKQGIKPSLEDRRLNVNISHGAVRTVLLHVPKDIK, from the exons ATGAGTTCATTTTTGAGTGAGAAAAAGGACATATTAAGTTCGTCTCTCCTGGAGTGCGGCCTCTTGGGATCTTCGAATCGATACTTTCCGGATCACGGGATCAAATCCCCAGAGAATCCATTCATG GAATCCTGGGACCGAGAAACGGATGCACTTCTCGACTCTATTCTCACCGGCTCTGACGACAAACTCGTTCTCTCACTGGATGGAAGCGGTCCGTTCAGCGATACGAGCTCCGACTCTGGATGCAATCTTCTTTCCCCTTCCAACTATGAGATCCCATGTGTATCCAGTCCGGAACGACCCTCTTCCATTGATTTCATTGGATATTTGTCAAACG aCGAAGATGAACAACCCCTTCATGCCGTGGATCCCATTTCTATATCCTCTCCTATTGTAGAAGAGCGGATAAGTGTGACAAACACGGATGAAGAAGATGAGGAGATTGATATTAAGCCCATCATTCCATTAAGTAGCATTAGTTGTTTGGCCTCATCAGTATTCCCtaatagtagtagtagtagtaatagCAGCTCCTCAAACAACAGCAGCAGGAGTCACACAACGATATCTTCTTCAAGTCTTGTAAGTAGTCCAAAAAAGCCGGTGAATACACCTCTTAGAACACCGGTTAACGGAGTGTCTAGTACTACTACTCCTTTACAAGCCGGAGGTACTACAACCATACTATTGCCAGTCATCAAGTCGGTTCGAcag ActgtcaatttaaataaaaattcaacaaaacgGAGACGAGCTTCTCTATCATCCAACGACTCTGGACATGATGATTCTCAGGGTAATAACACAACAATTGTTCATGGGCATTCCGGAGGAGACAGTAGCTCCTCTTCATCCTCCCCTCCTGTTGCAAAGCAAGGGAAATATTTAGCACTAGAGCTCACAGCTGAGGAACAACGCCTCTGCGAAAGAGAGGGTATCAAGCTCCCATCCCATTATCCTCTGAGTcgagaagaagagaaaaatctCAAACGGATTCGTAGGAAAATCCGCAACAAGGAATCCGCTCAACATTCGCGACGGCGGAAAAAGGAGTATGTTGACTCCATGGAGGATCGAGTCCGCATTTGTACTGAAGAAAATGAAGAACTTAAATCCAAGATTCAGCTCTTGGAAACACAGAATAAAACCCTAGCTTCTCAGCTTCGTAGACTCCATCAAATCATAGTCAGTGGTGGAggatttaataaacaaaaccaAACGTCTACAGCCTTAATGGTCTTACTTCTTTCCACGGCCCTTTTTCTCATCCCTGGGTTTCAAAATAAGACCG AGGCCAAAACAGAGCTGGAACTCCCATCATCCGTTAAAGTATCCTCCGCTTCTTCAGGATCGTCTGAAGGTCATTCCAGATCCTTGCTTCAATTTGCGCCTTCTTCTATCAAAACAGAATATGCTTCGGAGCCAGAAGCTCCTCTGTCGTCAACATCTTCGTCTGGAGGCGTTGTTGTAGGACGACTCGGGAGAAATAAGATGGGCGGCAGTGCTCATTTCGATCATGATTATCTAAGTTCACAAAAAGTGAATAATTATATCGAAGATGACGCTCCTCCACGAGGATATGGGCCGAGTATATATGCGTCCTCATCCTCGGTAGGGAATGCGAAACAAGGTATCAAGCCCAGTTTGGAGGACCGGAGGCTGAATGTGAACATTAGTCATGGAGCTGTACGAACCGTATTACTTCACGTGCCTaaggatattaaataa
- the LOC121128898 gene encoding uncharacterized protein isoform X3, with product MNFYRPFYESWDRETDALLDSILTGSDDKLVLSLDGSGPFSDTSSDSGCNLLSPSNYEIPCVSSPERPSSIDFIGYLSNDEDEQPLHAVDPISISSPIVEERISVTNTDEEDEEIDIKPIIPLSSISCLASSVFPNSSSSSNSSSSNNSSRSHTTISSSSLVSSPKKPVNTPLRTPVNGVSSTTTPLQAGGTTTILLPVIKSVRQTVNLNKNSTKRRRASLSSNDSGHDDSQGNNTTIVHGHSGGDSSSSSSSPPVAKQGKYLALELTAEEQRLCEREGIKLPSHYPLSREEEKNLKRIRRKIRNKESAQHSRRRKKEYVDSMEDRVRICTEENEELKSKIQLLETQNKTLASQLRRLHQIIVSGGGFNKQNQTSTALMVLLLSTALFLIPGFQNKTEAKTELELPSSVKVSSASSGSSEGHSRSLLQFAPSSIKTEYASEPEAPLSSTSSSGGVVVGRLGRNKMGGSAHFDHDYLSSQKVNNYIEDDAPPRGYGPSIYASSSSVGNAKQGIKPSLEDRRLNVNISHGAVRTVLLHVPKDIK from the exons ATGAACTTCTATAGGCCTTTTTAT GAATCCTGGGACCGAGAAACGGATGCACTTCTCGACTCTATTCTCACCGGCTCTGACGACAAACTCGTTCTCTCACTGGATGGAAGCGGTCCGTTCAGCGATACGAGCTCCGACTCTGGATGCAATCTTCTTTCCCCTTCCAACTATGAGATCCCATGTGTATCCAGTCCGGAACGACCCTCTTCCATTGATTTCATTGGATATTTGTCAAACG aCGAAGATGAACAACCCCTTCATGCCGTGGATCCCATTTCTATATCCTCTCCTATTGTAGAAGAGCGGATAAGTGTGACAAACACGGATGAAGAAGATGAGGAGATTGATATTAAGCCCATCATTCCATTAAGTAGCATTAGTTGTTTGGCCTCATCAGTATTCCCtaatagtagtagtagtagtaatagCAGCTCCTCAAACAACAGCAGCAGGAGTCACACAACGATATCTTCTTCAAGTCTTGTAAGTAGTCCAAAAAAGCCGGTGAATACACCTCTTAGAACACCGGTTAACGGAGTGTCTAGTACTACTACTCCTTTACAAGCCGGAGGTACTACAACCATACTATTGCCAGTCATCAAGTCGGTTCGAcag ActgtcaatttaaataaaaattcaacaaaacgGAGACGAGCTTCTCTATCATCCAACGACTCTGGACATGATGATTCTCAGGGTAATAACACAACAATTGTTCATGGGCATTCCGGAGGAGACAGTAGCTCCTCTTCATCCTCCCCTCCTGTTGCAAAGCAAGGGAAATATTTAGCACTAGAGCTCACAGCTGAGGAACAACGCCTCTGCGAAAGAGAGGGTATCAAGCTCCCATCCCATTATCCTCTGAGTcgagaagaagagaaaaatctCAAACGGATTCGTAGGAAAATCCGCAACAAGGAATCCGCTCAACATTCGCGACGGCGGAAAAAGGAGTATGTTGACTCCATGGAGGATCGAGTCCGCATTTGTACTGAAGAAAATGAAGAACTTAAATCCAAGATTCAGCTCTTGGAAACACAGAATAAAACCCTAGCTTCTCAGCTTCGTAGACTCCATCAAATCATAGTCAGTGGTGGAggatttaataaacaaaaccaAACGTCTACAGCCTTAATGGTCTTACTTCTTTCCACGGCCCTTTTTCTCATCCCTGGGTTTCAAAATAAGACCG AGGCCAAAACAGAGCTGGAACTCCCATCATCCGTTAAAGTATCCTCCGCTTCTTCAGGATCGTCTGAAGGTCATTCCAGATCCTTGCTTCAATTTGCGCCTTCTTCTATCAAAACAGAATATGCTTCGGAGCCAGAAGCTCCTCTGTCGTCAACATCTTCGTCTGGAGGCGTTGTTGTAGGACGACTCGGGAGAAATAAGATGGGCGGCAGTGCTCATTTCGATCATGATTATCTAAGTTCACAAAAAGTGAATAATTATATCGAAGATGACGCTCCTCCACGAGGATATGGGCCGAGTATATATGCGTCCTCATCCTCGGTAGGGAATGCGAAACAAGGTATCAAGCCCAGTTTGGAGGACCGGAGGCTGAATGTGAACATTAGTCATGGAGCTGTACGAACCGTATTACTTCACGTGCCTaaggatattaaataa
- the LOC121128898 gene encoding uncharacterized protein isoform X4 produces MDLFKESWDRETDALLDSILTGSDDKLVLSLDGSGPFSDTSSDSGCNLLSPSNYEIPCVSSPERPSSIDFIGYLSNDEDEQPLHAVDPISISSPIVEERISVTNTDEEDEEIDIKPIIPLSSISCLASSVFPNSSSSSNSSSSNNSSRSHTTISSSSLVSSPKKPVNTPLRTPVNGVSSTTTPLQAGGTTTILLPVIKSVRQTVNLNKNSTKRRRASLSSNDSGHDDSQGNNTTIVHGHSGGDSSSSSSSPPVAKQGKYLALELTAEEQRLCEREGIKLPSHYPLSREEEKNLKRIRRKIRNKESAQHSRRRKKEYVDSMEDRVRICTEENEELKSKIQLLETQNKTLASQLRRLHQIIVSGGGFNKQNQTSTALMVLLLSTALFLIPGFQNKTEAKTELELPSSVKVSSASSGSSEGHSRSLLQFAPSSIKTEYASEPEAPLSSTSSSGGVVVGRLGRNKMGGSAHFDHDYLSSQKVNNYIEDDAPPRGYGPSIYASSSSVGNAKQGIKPSLEDRRLNVNISHGAVRTVLLHVPKDIK; encoded by the exons ATGGACTTATTTAAG GAATCCTGGGACCGAGAAACGGATGCACTTCTCGACTCTATTCTCACCGGCTCTGACGACAAACTCGTTCTCTCACTGGATGGAAGCGGTCCGTTCAGCGATACGAGCTCCGACTCTGGATGCAATCTTCTTTCCCCTTCCAACTATGAGATCCCATGTGTATCCAGTCCGGAACGACCCTCTTCCATTGATTTCATTGGATATTTGTCAAACG aCGAAGATGAACAACCCCTTCATGCCGTGGATCCCATTTCTATATCCTCTCCTATTGTAGAAGAGCGGATAAGTGTGACAAACACGGATGAAGAAGATGAGGAGATTGATATTAAGCCCATCATTCCATTAAGTAGCATTAGTTGTTTGGCCTCATCAGTATTCCCtaatagtagtagtagtagtaatagCAGCTCCTCAAACAACAGCAGCAGGAGTCACACAACGATATCTTCTTCAAGTCTTGTAAGTAGTCCAAAAAAGCCGGTGAATACACCTCTTAGAACACCGGTTAACGGAGTGTCTAGTACTACTACTCCTTTACAAGCCGGAGGTACTACAACCATACTATTGCCAGTCATCAAGTCGGTTCGAcag ActgtcaatttaaataaaaattcaacaaaacgGAGACGAGCTTCTCTATCATCCAACGACTCTGGACATGATGATTCTCAGGGTAATAACACAACAATTGTTCATGGGCATTCCGGAGGAGACAGTAGCTCCTCTTCATCCTCCCCTCCTGTTGCAAAGCAAGGGAAATATTTAGCACTAGAGCTCACAGCTGAGGAACAACGCCTCTGCGAAAGAGAGGGTATCAAGCTCCCATCCCATTATCCTCTGAGTcgagaagaagagaaaaatctCAAACGGATTCGTAGGAAAATCCGCAACAAGGAATCCGCTCAACATTCGCGACGGCGGAAAAAGGAGTATGTTGACTCCATGGAGGATCGAGTCCGCATTTGTACTGAAGAAAATGAAGAACTTAAATCCAAGATTCAGCTCTTGGAAACACAGAATAAAACCCTAGCTTCTCAGCTTCGTAGACTCCATCAAATCATAGTCAGTGGTGGAggatttaataaacaaaaccaAACGTCTACAGCCTTAATGGTCTTACTTCTTTCCACGGCCCTTTTTCTCATCCCTGGGTTTCAAAATAAGACCG AGGCCAAAACAGAGCTGGAACTCCCATCATCCGTTAAAGTATCCTCCGCTTCTTCAGGATCGTCTGAAGGTCATTCCAGATCCTTGCTTCAATTTGCGCCTTCTTCTATCAAAACAGAATATGCTTCGGAGCCAGAAGCTCCTCTGTCGTCAACATCTTCGTCTGGAGGCGTTGTTGTAGGACGACTCGGGAGAAATAAGATGGGCGGCAGTGCTCATTTCGATCATGATTATCTAAGTTCACAAAAAGTGAATAATTATATCGAAGATGACGCTCCTCCACGAGGATATGGGCCGAGTATATATGCGTCCTCATCCTCGGTAGGGAATGCGAAACAAGGTATCAAGCCCAGTTTGGAGGACCGGAGGCTGAATGTGAACATTAGTCATGGAGCTGTACGAACCGTATTACTTCACGTGCCTaaggatattaaataa
- the LOC121128898 gene encoding uncharacterized protein isoform X2: MNFYRPFYVESWDRETDALLDSILTGSDDKLVLSLDGSGPFSDTSSDSGCNLLSPSNYEIPCVSSPERPSSIDFIGYLSNDEDEQPLHAVDPISISSPIVEERISVTNTDEEDEEIDIKPIIPLSSISCLASSVFPNSSSSSNSSSSNNSSRSHTTISSSSLVSSPKKPVNTPLRTPVNGVSSTTTPLQAGGTTTILLPVIKSVRQTVNLNKNSTKRRRASLSSNDSGHDDSQGNNTTIVHGHSGGDSSSSSSSPPVAKQGKYLALELTAEEQRLCEREGIKLPSHYPLSREEEKNLKRIRRKIRNKESAQHSRRRKKEYVDSMEDRVRICTEENEELKSKIQLLETQNKTLASQLRRLHQIIVSGGGFNKQNQTSTALMVLLLSTALFLIPGFQNKTEAKTELELPSSVKVSSASSGSSEGHSRSLLQFAPSSIKTEYASEPEAPLSSTSSSGGVVVGRLGRNKMGGSAHFDHDYLSSQKVNNYIEDDAPPRGYGPSIYASSSSVGNAKQGIKPSLEDRRLNVNISHGAVRTVLLHVPKDIK, encoded by the exons ATGAACTTCTATAGGCCTTTTTATGTG GAATCCTGGGACCGAGAAACGGATGCACTTCTCGACTCTATTCTCACCGGCTCTGACGACAAACTCGTTCTCTCACTGGATGGAAGCGGTCCGTTCAGCGATACGAGCTCCGACTCTGGATGCAATCTTCTTTCCCCTTCCAACTATGAGATCCCATGTGTATCCAGTCCGGAACGACCCTCTTCCATTGATTTCATTGGATATTTGTCAAACG aCGAAGATGAACAACCCCTTCATGCCGTGGATCCCATTTCTATATCCTCTCCTATTGTAGAAGAGCGGATAAGTGTGACAAACACGGATGAAGAAGATGAGGAGATTGATATTAAGCCCATCATTCCATTAAGTAGCATTAGTTGTTTGGCCTCATCAGTATTCCCtaatagtagtagtagtagtaatagCAGCTCCTCAAACAACAGCAGCAGGAGTCACACAACGATATCTTCTTCAAGTCTTGTAAGTAGTCCAAAAAAGCCGGTGAATACACCTCTTAGAACACCGGTTAACGGAGTGTCTAGTACTACTACTCCTTTACAAGCCGGAGGTACTACAACCATACTATTGCCAGTCATCAAGTCGGTTCGAcag ActgtcaatttaaataaaaattcaacaaaacgGAGACGAGCTTCTCTATCATCCAACGACTCTGGACATGATGATTCTCAGGGTAATAACACAACAATTGTTCATGGGCATTCCGGAGGAGACAGTAGCTCCTCTTCATCCTCCCCTCCTGTTGCAAAGCAAGGGAAATATTTAGCACTAGAGCTCACAGCTGAGGAACAACGCCTCTGCGAAAGAGAGGGTATCAAGCTCCCATCCCATTATCCTCTGAGTcgagaagaagagaaaaatctCAAACGGATTCGTAGGAAAATCCGCAACAAGGAATCCGCTCAACATTCGCGACGGCGGAAAAAGGAGTATGTTGACTCCATGGAGGATCGAGTCCGCATTTGTACTGAAGAAAATGAAGAACTTAAATCCAAGATTCAGCTCTTGGAAACACAGAATAAAACCCTAGCTTCTCAGCTTCGTAGACTCCATCAAATCATAGTCAGTGGTGGAggatttaataaacaaaaccaAACGTCTACAGCCTTAATGGTCTTACTTCTTTCCACGGCCCTTTTTCTCATCCCTGGGTTTCAAAATAAGACCG AGGCCAAAACAGAGCTGGAACTCCCATCATCCGTTAAAGTATCCTCCGCTTCTTCAGGATCGTCTGAAGGTCATTCCAGATCCTTGCTTCAATTTGCGCCTTCTTCTATCAAAACAGAATATGCTTCGGAGCCAGAAGCTCCTCTGTCGTCAACATCTTCGTCTGGAGGCGTTGTTGTAGGACGACTCGGGAGAAATAAGATGGGCGGCAGTGCTCATTTCGATCATGATTATCTAAGTTCACAAAAAGTGAATAATTATATCGAAGATGACGCTCCTCCACGAGGATATGGGCCGAGTATATATGCGTCCTCATCCTCGGTAGGGAATGCGAAACAAGGTATCAAGCCCAGTTTGGAGGACCGGAGGCTGAATGTGAACATTAGTCATGGAGCTGTACGAACCGTATTACTTCACGTGCCTaaggatattaaataa
- the LOC121128898 gene encoding uncharacterized protein isoform X5 — protein MNFYRPFYVESWDRETDALLDSILTGSDDKLVLSLDGSGPFSDTSSDSGCNLLSPSNYEIPCVSSPERPSSIDFIGYLSNDEDEQPLHAVDPISISSPIVEERISVTNTDEEDEEIDIKPIIPLSSISCLASSVFPNSSSSSNSSSSNNSSRSHTTISSSSLVSSPKKPVNTPLRTPVNGVSSTTTPLQAGGTTTILLPVIKSVRQTVNLNKNSTKRRRASLSSNDSGHDDSQGNNTTIVHGHSGGDSSSSSSSPPVAKQGKYLALELTAEEQRLCEREGIKLPSHYPLSREEEKNLKRIRRKIRNKESAQHSRRRKKEYVDSMEDRVRICTEENEELKSKIQLLETQNKTLASQLRRLHQIIVSGGGFNKQNQTSTALMVLLLSTALFLIPGFQNKTAS, from the exons ATGAACTTCTATAGGCCTTTTTATGTG GAATCCTGGGACCGAGAAACGGATGCACTTCTCGACTCTATTCTCACCGGCTCTGACGACAAACTCGTTCTCTCACTGGATGGAAGCGGTCCGTTCAGCGATACGAGCTCCGACTCTGGATGCAATCTTCTTTCCCCTTCCAACTATGAGATCCCATGTGTATCCAGTCCGGAACGACCCTCTTCCATTGATTTCATTGGATATTTGTCAAACG aCGAAGATGAACAACCCCTTCATGCCGTGGATCCCATTTCTATATCCTCTCCTATTGTAGAAGAGCGGATAAGTGTGACAAACACGGATGAAGAAGATGAGGAGATTGATATTAAGCCCATCATTCCATTAAGTAGCATTAGTTGTTTGGCCTCATCAGTATTCCCtaatagtagtagtagtagtaatagCAGCTCCTCAAACAACAGCAGCAGGAGTCACACAACGATATCTTCTTCAAGTCTTGTAAGTAGTCCAAAAAAGCCGGTGAATACACCTCTTAGAACACCGGTTAACGGAGTGTCTAGTACTACTACTCCTTTACAAGCCGGAGGTACTACAACCATACTATTGCCAGTCATCAAGTCGGTTCGAcag ActgtcaatttaaataaaaattcaacaaaacgGAGACGAGCTTCTCTATCATCCAACGACTCTGGACATGATGATTCTCAGGGTAATAACACAACAATTGTTCATGGGCATTCCGGAGGAGACAGTAGCTCCTCTTCATCCTCCCCTCCTGTTGCAAAGCAAGGGAAATATTTAGCACTAGAGCTCACAGCTGAGGAACAACGCCTCTGCGAAAGAGAGGGTATCAAGCTCCCATCCCATTATCCTCTGAGTcgagaagaagagaaaaatctCAAACGGATTCGTAGGAAAATCCGCAACAAGGAATCCGCTCAACATTCGCGACGGCGGAAAAAGGAGTATGTTGACTCCATGGAGGATCGAGTCCGCATTTGTACTGAAGAAAATGAAGAACTTAAATCCAAGATTCAGCTCTTGGAAACACAGAATAAAACCCTAGCTTCTCAGCTTCGTAGACTCCATCAAATCATAGTCAGTGGTGGAggatttaataaacaaaaccaAACGTCTACAGCCTTAATGGTCTTACTTCTTTCCACGGCCCTTTTTCTCATCCCTGGGTTTCAAAATAAGACCG CCAGTTGA